A part of Bacteroidota bacterium genomic DNA contains:
- a CDS encoding TetR/AcrR family transcriptional regulator — MEFSVHIKMNEKLFLRDPEQSELGRKILKHGLELINKLGFEEFTFKKLAVAINTTEAGIYRYFENKHRLLIYLMTFYWSYLEYKIVFSINNLTSPEKKLKKAIELLVIEGDDAEVPDYLSVKRLQQLVMWEGSKAYLTRHVSSDNKDRLFKPYKDLCARLSDLILSYSPKYKFPHSLASTVVEMAHAQKFFKNNLPALTDFPNEKEDKKLIVFLENLLFSTISTK; from the coding sequence ATGGAGTTCTCTGTTCATATAAAAATGAATGAAAAGTTATTTTTACGCGACCCCGAACAATCGGAACTGGGCCGTAAAATACTTAAGCATGGTCTCGAGCTTATTAATAAGCTTGGGTTCGAAGAGTTTACCTTTAAAAAACTGGCGGTTGCCATTAATACAACAGAGGCCGGTATCTACCGTTATTTTGAAAATAAACACCGCCTCCTGATTTATTTAATGACTTTTTATTGGAGTTATCTCGAATATAAGATTGTTTTCTCCATCAATAATCTCACTTCTCCTGAGAAAAAATTAAAGAAAGCCATCGAATTATTGGTGATTGAAGGGGATGATGCGGAAGTGCCTGACTATTTAAGCGTAAAAAGATTGCAACAACTTGTTATGTGGGAAGGCTCTAAAGCGTACTTAACCCGACACGTAAGCAGCGATAATAAAGACCGATTGTTTAAACCTTATAAAGATTTGTGCGCACGTCTGTCAGATTTGATTTTAAGTTACAGTCCTAAATACAAATTCCCGCATTCATTAGCCAGTACGGTGGTGGAAATGGCTCACGCGCAAAAATTCTTTAAAAATAATCTGCCTGCTTTAACAGATTTTCCAAATGAAAAGGAGGATAAAAAACTGATAGTATTCCTGGAGAACCTTTTGTTTTCAACTATAAGCACAAAATAA
- a CDS encoding M1 family peptidase yields the protein MKKITTALAAFAFLFSQSQNIQNNPTSNHGNKFEQLGTILQSPNEYRTASGAPGTKYWQQKADYDIDVTLDEKNLTVLGSEWITYYNQSPDKLEYLWLQLDENQHDPNVDANYFDENKIDQPVTKDELKGLTRKQTLVELGLGDKILEVTDELGKPLKYTINQTMMRVDLPKALNAGAKVKFKVKWKYKMSNRMETGGRGGYEFFPEDGNHIFTLTQWYPRMCVYSDFQGWQHKQFTGRGEFALAFGNFKVKMTVPADHVVCSTGEIQNAAQVLNATQMQRWQKAQTSTDVIEVVTLEEAKSAEKNKSTATKTWIFKADSVRDFAWGSSRKFVWDAMPAFVGKHKTMCMSFYGKEAYPLYRKYSTKTVAHTIKTYSKYTIDYPYPVAQSIEAANGMEYPMICFNFGRAEKDGTYTEGTKNGMLLVIIHEVGHNFFPMIINSDERQWSWLDEGLNTFVQFLTEQEFDPNFNSQRGPAHKMVDYMRLPKNQLEPIMTNSENIIHFGPNAYGKPATALNILRETVMGRELFDFAFKTYCTRWAFKHPTPADFFRSMEDASAVDLDWFWRAWFYDITPVDIALDTVKAYRLENGKQIPMKMDTIKHYPAPKQFEHITKIRNRESGMKFLIDVDTTLRDFYYYYKPEQTVTKEVKNRFENLELMPDSQFNKIKNNYVYELKFSNKGGTVMPIIIKWNYEDGTTEIDRINAYIWRKNENEVTKTFMKPNKVVSIQLDPYRETCDINEKNNNWNIAGEPAKFDVFKNKAVIRGQSTGENPMQKAKQK from the coding sequence ATGAAAAAAATAACAACGGCTTTGGCCGCATTTGCTTTTTTGTTTTCGCAATCGCAAAACATTCAGAACAATCCAACTTCTAATCACGGCAATAAATTCGAACAGCTTGGTACTATTTTGCAAAGTCCGAACGAATACCGTACTGCTTCCGGTGCACCGGGAACAAAATACTGGCAACAGAAAGCGGATTACGATATCGATGTAACTTTGGATGAGAAAAATCTTACTGTGTTGGGTAGCGAGTGGATTACATATTATAATCAATCACCCGATAAACTCGAATACCTTTGGTTACAGCTCGATGAAAATCAACACGACCCAAATGTGGATGCTAATTATTTTGACGAAAACAAAATTGATCAACCGGTGACGAAAGATGAGTTAAAGGGACTTACCCGCAAACAAACTTTAGTGGAGCTTGGCTTGGGAGATAAAATTTTGGAAGTAACAGATGAGTTGGGAAAACCGCTCAAGTACACAATCAATCAAACCATGATGCGTGTTGATTTACCAAAAGCATTGAATGCAGGCGCAAAAGTTAAGTTCAAAGTAAAATGGAAATATAAAATGAGCAACCGTATGGAAACAGGTGGTCGCGGTGGTTATGAGTTTTTTCCTGAAGACGGCAATCATATTTTTACGTTAACCCAATGGTATCCGCGCATGTGTGTGTATAGCGATTTTCAAGGTTGGCAACACAAACAGTTTACAGGTCGTGGTGAGTTTGCATTGGCTTTCGGAAATTTCAAAGTGAAAATGACAGTTCCTGCCGATCACGTGGTTTGTTCTACCGGCGAAATTCAAAATGCTGCACAGGTTTTAAATGCAACACAAATGCAACGCTGGCAAAAAGCGCAAACATCAACAGACGTGATTGAAGTGGTAACATTAGAGGAGGCAAAATCAGCAGAAAAGAATAAATCAACGGCAACCAAAACCTGGATTTTCAAAGCGGATAGCGTTCGTGATTTCGCTTGGGGATCGTCAAGAAAATTTGTGTGGGACGCTATGCCTGCTTTTGTTGGGAAGCATAAAACCATGTGTATGAGTTTTTATGGAAAGGAAGCGTATCCTTTATACCGTAAGTACTCAACTAAAACGGTAGCACATACCATTAAAACATATTCTAAATACACCATCGATTATCCGTATCCTGTTGCACAAAGTATAGAAGCAGCAAATGGTATGGAATACCCAATGATTTGTTTCAATTTCGGAAGAGCGGAGAAAGATGGTACTTACACCGAAGGAACTAAAAACGGAATGTTACTCGTAATTATCCATGAGGTGGGGCATAACTTTTTCCCAATGATAATTAATAGCGATGAACGTCAGTGGAGCTGGTTGGATGAAGGATTAAATACTTTTGTTCAATTTTTGACAGAGCAGGAGTTTGATCCGAATTTTAATTCACAACGTGGACCTGCGCACAAAATGGTTGATTATATGCGTTTACCTAAAAATCAATTGGAGCCCATCATGACGAATAGCGAGAACATCATTCATTTTGGTCCGAATGCCTATGGTAAACCCGCAACAGCTTTAAACATATTACGTGAAACCGTAATGGGCCGCGAATTATTTGACTTCGCTTTTAAAACCTATTGTACGCGCTGGGCATTTAAGCATCCAACGCCGGCAGATTTTTTCCGTAGCATGGAAGATGCCTCAGCCGTTGATTTAGATTGGTTTTGGAGAGCTTGGTTTTACGATATTACACCGGTAGATATTGCCTTAGATACAGTAAAGGCTTATCGCTTGGAAAATGGAAAACAAATTCCGATGAAAATGGATACAATAAAACATTACCCTGCACCAAAGCAATTTGAGCACATTACAAAAATCCGTAACCGTGAGTCTGGCATGAAGTTTTTAATTGATGTGGATACTACTTTACGCGATTTTTATTATTACTACAAACCTGAACAAACAGTAACGAAAGAAGTGAAAAATCGTTTCGAAAATTTGGAATTAATGCCAGATAGTCAGTTTAATAAGATCAAGAATAATTACGTTTACGAATTAAAATTCAGTAATAAAGGCGGAACTGTGATGCCTATTATTATTAAGTGGAATTATGAAGATGGGACAACGGAAATTGATAGAATTAACGCTTACATATGGCGCAAAAATGAAAACGAAGTCACCAAAACATTCATGAAGCCAAATAAAGTGGTGTCAATTCAATTAGACCCGTATAGAGAGACCTGTGATATCAATGAGAAAAATAACAACTGGAATATAGCAGGAGAACCCGCTAAATTTGATGTGTTTAAAAACAAAGCTGTCATACGCGGACAAAGCACAGGTGAGAATCCGATGCAAAAGGCCAAGCAAAAGTAA
- a CDS encoding HupE/UreJ family protein produces the protein MINNSIWFSTGFEHILDWHGYDHMLFMALLALSYPTTQWKKLLGLITAFTLGHSLTLALSVTNLIHVNQSLIEFLIVLTIAVTALFVLLKNKNTPNRGTVIYVIICCFGLVHGMGFSFLLKSMLGHQQSIVMPLLMFNLGLEVGQVIFVAVLFGLFFLMNKKLSSVEMYFKTGLTSLIFVVALILCYSRFLNILQE, from the coding sequence ATGATTAACAACTCCATTTGGTTTAGCACGGGCTTCGAGCATATTTTAGATTGGCATGGTTACGATCATATGTTGTTTATGGCCTTATTAGCACTCTCATACCCTACAACTCAATGGAAAAAACTTTTGGGCTTAATTACCGCATTCACCCTCGGTCATTCTTTAACTTTAGCACTTAGCGTTACCAACCTTATTCATGTTAACCAATCTCTCATTGAGTTTCTGATTGTACTTACTATCGCTGTTACAGCCTTATTTGTACTCCTGAAAAACAAAAATACCCCAAATAGGGGGACGGTAATTTACGTGATAATTTGTTGCTTTGGTTTAGTACACGGAATGGGTTTTTCTTTCCTGCTTAAATCCATGCTGGGGCACCAACAATCTATCGTTATGCCTTTGCTGATGTTTAATTTAGGATTGGAAGTCGGTCAGGTCATTTTTGTGGCAGTATTATTTGGTTTGTTCTTTCTAATGAATAAAAAACTGAGCTCTGTCGAAATGTACTTTAAAACCGGACTTACATCACTTATTTTCGTTGTCGCTTTAATTTTATGTTACTCACGTTTTCTAAATATCCTTCAGGAATGA
- a CDS encoding TolC family protein has protein sequence MGQSSMMPSGLSLKQYISNIEENYPLVQRADNLIHQAKLNLKAQRGQYDPFIKADYNNKYFDGNNYYSVLNSEIKQPLFTSQYLKAGYEFGDGIYLNPESKTSSYGLPFVGFEAALLQGMFFDKRRAGVLKAREYIDYGKAERNEIVNDVLFNAINAYSELSFVNKQLTIYRYFIQLAQIRNNGISALAQIGEKPFIDTVEASIIYQSRVLELQALEIENRKKKASVNSFNWFQNGNTDLQFDFTPDSLDQLFEVYKNIMVRELNIDSINNPIIQQYKIKQNILKIDKRLKAEMIKPQLDVKYNFLTNDNGAFNPQLTSNNYRWGATLSFPLFLRTPRNEYKIAGLDVLNAKLETETKSNELNNKINFTVKALTVITEQINNAAKNVALSKRLLEAEKLKFDNGESSLFLLNMRENKWLETELKLAEYKLKFIETVLQLVHLKGNLNYKA, from the coding sequence ATGGGACAGAGTTCGATGATGCCATCAGGCTTAAGCCTTAAACAATACATTAGTAATATAGAAGAGAATTATCCTCTGGTACAGCGTGCCGACAATCTCATCCATCAGGCTAAATTAAATTTAAAAGCGCAAAGAGGTCAGTATGATCCGTTTATTAAAGCCGATTACAACAATAAATATTTTGATGGAAATAACTACTATTCGGTTTTAAATTCAGAAATAAAACAACCACTTTTTACTTCACAATATTTAAAAGCGGGTTATGAGTTTGGTGATGGTATTTATTTAAATCCGGAATCAAAAACCAGTTCGTATGGTTTACCATTTGTTGGCTTTGAGGCGGCACTCTTGCAAGGTATGTTTTTTGATAAACGACGTGCCGGCGTATTAAAAGCACGTGAATACATCGATTATGGTAAAGCGGAGAGAAATGAAATTGTGAATGATGTTTTATTTAACGCGATTAATGCGTACAGTGAATTAAGTTTTGTGAATAAACAACTTACCATCTACAGGTATTTTATTCAACTCGCTCAAATCAGAAATAACGGTATTAGCGCCTTGGCGCAAATTGGCGAAAAACCATTTATTGACACGGTTGAAGCGTCTATCATTTATCAAAGTCGCGTTCTTGAATTACAAGCCCTTGAAATCGAAAACAGAAAGAAAAAAGCATCGGTGAATTCATTTAACTGGTTTCAAAACGGTAATACCGATTTACAATTTGATTTCACACCCGACTCTCTCGATCAATTATTTGAAGTATATAAAAACATCATGGTGCGTGAATTGAATATTGATAGTATTAACAACCCCATCATTCAACAATATAAAATCAAGCAAAATATTTTAAAAATAGATAAACGTTTAAAAGCCGAGATGATAAAACCACAATTAGACGTTAAATACAATTTTCTCACAAACGATAACGGTGCCTTTAATCCCCAATTAACAAGCAATAATTACAGATGGGGCGCTACCCTTTCCTTTCCGCTTTTTTTAAGAACACCAAGAAACGAATATAAAATAGCCGGCTTAGATGTTTTAAATGCCAAATTGGAAACGGAGACAAAAAGCAATGAGCTCAACAATAAAATTAATTTTACTGTTAAAGCACTCACAGTTATTACGGAGCAAATTAATAACGCGGCCAAAAATGTGGCGCTCAGCAAACGACTTTTGGAAGCTGAAAAATTAAAATTTGATAATGGAGAAAGCTCCTTGTTTCTATTGAATATGCGTGAAAATAAATGGCTGGAAACTGAGCTTAAGTTAGCGGAATACAAACTTAAATTCATTGAAACGGTGTTACAACTTGTACACCTGAAAGGTAACTTAAACTATAAAGCCTAA
- a CDS encoding HlyD family efflux transporter periplasmic adaptor subunit, with the protein MKMKPIQLIYKWFFNERETLYRIYLLATLQGAMYLIIPLGIQGIITYTMAGQFSASLILLAGITILAVLFAGLFQLWQMRINETLHEKIFASLSEKITHLLGEKERGTHITSKINQFFEVVTLQKGISKILLEFSFAVISILFGLIILPAYSSWFLIFSFIMTISFYLILKNYGQKAVDTSIKTSKNKYNLGNQFASYCQSIVSPENQIKAQQELDEYLVNRQLHYKVLETQYKVILTFKTIFVSILLFVGAFLVQTGELNIGQFVASEIIVLLVINSVEKLVTNLSTVYDLITALYKVEEIFEAQPSSSFLNNARISEPVFQKIYRHKYSKAIKALSYTVLFTALGLLFFPWTQNIEANGKVTTLNPENRPQTINSRIAGRIEKWFVNEGDYVKQNDTIAFISEVKDEYFDPQLISRSESQIKAKESSIVSYEQKINAIDLQVDALTSNLKLKTEQIKNKFLQGKNKLASDSAEMISSANNYKVAEEQFKRYEDLLNKGVISKTDLENRKVKVQDALAKKIDSENKFINSKNELLNIELELNSVRQDYNEKLMKAESDKFSSMSALYDAEATLTKMQGQLANYSVRQTYYYVLAPQTGFITKTFSQGVGEVIKEGSPICSIVPESKEQSIELYVDPIDLPLMRKGQNVQVIFDGWPAFVFSGWPGVSFGTFSAEVTAIDKTISDNGKFRVLAVNKKGEKWPDAIQIGGGVKGFALLKDVPLIYELWRKVNGFPPEFYQETKTAKNSKGTK; encoded by the coding sequence ATGAAAATGAAGCCGATTCAATTAATATATAAATGGTTCTTTAATGAAAGGGAAACACTGTACCGAATTTACCTTTTAGCCACGCTGCAGGGTGCTATGTATCTCATCATCCCCTTGGGTATTCAAGGTATTATTACTTACACAATGGCGGGACAATTCTCAGCCTCATTAATATTATTAGCAGGCATTACCATTTTGGCTGTTCTTTTTGCCGGATTATTTCAATTATGGCAAATGCGTATTAACGAAACCCTTCATGAAAAGATCTTTGCTTCCTTATCCGAAAAAATCACCCATTTGCTTGGCGAAAAAGAAAGAGGTACACATATTACAAGTAAGATTAATCAATTCTTCGAGGTGGTAACACTTCAAAAAGGAATCAGTAAAATATTACTTGAGTTTTCATTTGCAGTTATAAGTATTTTATTCGGTTTAATTATTTTACCTGCTTACAGCTCTTGGTTCCTCATTTTTAGTTTCATCATGACTATTTCTTTCTATCTTATTTTGAAAAATTACGGACAGAAAGCGGTAGATACGAGTATTAAAACATCTAAAAACAAATATAACCTGGGAAATCAATTTGCAAGTTATTGTCAATCCATAGTGTCTCCGGAAAATCAAATTAAAGCGCAGCAGGAGTTAGACGAATACCTTGTTAACAGACAATTACATTACAAAGTATTAGAAACTCAATACAAAGTTATCTTAACATTTAAAACCATTTTCGTGAGCATTCTTTTATTCGTTGGTGCATTTTTGGTTCAAACAGGCGAATTGAATATCGGACAATTTGTAGCCTCCGAAATCATTGTGTTGCTTGTGATAAATTCGGTTGAGAAACTGGTGACCAACTTAAGCACCGTATATGATTTAATTACCGCGCTTTATAAAGTGGAAGAAATTTTTGAAGCACAACCCTCCTCTTCTTTTTTAAATAATGCCCGCATCAGCGAACCCGTATTTCAAAAAATATACCGCCATAAATATTCGAAAGCAATTAAAGCGCTTTCTTATACGGTTTTATTTACTGCGCTTGGTTTATTGTTTTTTCCGTGGACACAAAACATTGAAGCAAACGGAAAAGTAACAACATTGAATCCGGAAAACAGACCGCAAACAATTAATTCACGCATTGCTGGTCGAATTGAAAAATGGTTTGTAAATGAAGGTGATTATGTAAAGCAAAACGATACCATTGCCTTCATTTCAGAAGTAAAAGATGAGTATTTCGATCCGCAACTCATTAGTCGTTCCGAAAGTCAAATTAAAGCCAAAGAATCATCGATTGTGTCCTATGAACAGAAAATTAACGCCATCGATTTACAGGTTGACGCCTTAACTTCTAATCTAAAACTAAAAACAGAACAGATTAAAAATAAATTCTTACAAGGAAAAAATAAATTAGCCAGCGACAGTGCCGAAATGATTAGCAGCGCTAATAACTATAAGGTTGCCGAAGAACAATTTAAACGCTATGAGGATTTATTAAACAAAGGAGTAATTTCAAAAACAGATCTTGAAAACAGAAAAGTAAAAGTACAGGATGCCTTAGCTAAAAAAATTGACAGCGAAAACAAATTCATTAACAGTAAAAACGAATTATTAAACATTGAACTTGAACTTAATTCGGTAAGACAAGATTACAATGAAAAATTAATGAAAGCCGAGTCGGATAAATTTTCGAGTATGTCTGCTTTATACGATGCGGAAGCGACCTTAACCAAAATGCAAGGACAATTAGCGAATTATTCGGTGAGACAAACTTATTACTACGTATTAGCGCCACAAACCGGATTTATTACAAAAACTTTTTCGCAAGGAGTTGGAGAAGTTATTAAAGAAGGTTCACCTATATGCAGTATTGTTCCGGAGAGCAAAGAACAAAGCATTGAATTATATGTCGATCCAATTGATTTACCGTTAATGCGTAAAGGACAAAATGTACAAGTGATATTTGACGGTTGGCCGGCATTTGTATTTAGCGGATGGCCGGGTGTTAGTTTTGGAACTTTTAGCGCAGAAGTAACAGCAATTGATAAAACCATTAGTGATAATGGAAAATTCAGAGTTCTTGCCGTAAATAAAAAGGGAGAGAAATGGCCTGACGCTATTCAAATTGGTGGTGGTGTAAAAGGCTTTGCTTTATTAAAGGATGTTCCGCTTATCTATGAATTATGGCGAAAGGTGAATGGTTTTCCGCCTGAGTTTTATCAAGAAACAAAAACAGCTAAAAATTCAAAAGGAACTAAATAA